A genome region from Methylobacterium sp. FF17 includes the following:
- a CDS encoding methyl-accepting chemotaxis protein produces the protein MHLSLKSTMTAILCTLMLSLGAQGWFALYSISRINAGTVDIASNWLPSVRVLGEIKYRISRLRLLDARYAMGTESLEDLAKPEAERVKAVAESLRDYDPLVSSPEERVLATQITELYAQYDGLRRQFPAFLRAGDARSAQKLFDSTRPLFEQLVKALEQDAELNTRGSQIARVTAEKVYDSAYLTTILVCGGAVLLGLGGILFVALGVSRPIGRITEAMRTIAQGRLTTEIPYASSRNEIGDMAASLAIFRDGLVDAERLRGEQAERDQDGAVRQRANMHALADGFERAVSAIVGTVTAAATELQATAGVMSGTAGETAQQSTGVAAAAEEAASNVHTVAAAAEELGSSVQEIGRQVDGSANLARVAVGEAEQTAALMDELSGAAARIGDVVSMISTIAGQTNLLALNATIEAARAGEAGRGFAVVAAEVKELATQTARATDEIGGQIGRIQASTAQAVTAIGGIRSRIQEISGVATTIAAAVEEQGAATQEIVRNVAQAAMGTGQVTENISTVARAAEETGAAASQVLASASELSRQSEQLSGEVGRFLATVRAA, from the coding sequence ATGCACCTGTCGTTGAAGTCCACTATGACGGCAATCCTGTGTACCCTGATGCTCAGTCTGGGCGCGCAGGGGTGGTTTGCACTATACAGTATCAGTAGAATCAATGCTGGGACTGTCGATATCGCAAGCAATTGGCTTCCCAGCGTGCGTGTTCTGGGCGAAATCAAGTATCGGATCAGCCGGCTGCGGCTCCTGGATGCCCGATACGCCATGGGCACGGAATCGCTCGAGGATCTCGCGAAGCCCGAGGCCGAGCGGGTGAAGGCCGTCGCCGAGTCCCTGCGGGACTACGATCCCCTCGTGAGCAGCCCCGAGGAGCGCGTGCTGGCGACGCAGATCACCGAACTCTACGCCCAGTACGACGGGTTGCGCCGACAATTTCCCGCTTTCCTGCGCGCCGGGGACGCGCGGAGCGCGCAGAAGCTGTTCGACAGCACCCGGCCGCTCTTCGAACAACTCGTCAAGGCACTCGAGCAGGATGCCGAGTTGAACACCCGGGGCAGCCAGATCGCACGGGTGACCGCCGAGAAGGTCTACGACTCGGCGTACCTGACCACGATACTGGTCTGCGGCGGCGCCGTCCTCCTCGGGCTGGGCGGCATCTTGTTCGTCGCCCTCGGCGTCAGCCGCCCGATCGGCCGCATCACCGAGGCCATGCGCACCATCGCCCAGGGCCGCCTGACCACCGAAATTCCCTACGCCTCCAGCCGGAACGAGATCGGTGACATGGCGGCTTCCCTGGCGATCTTCCGCGACGGGCTCGTCGACGCGGAGCGCCTGAGGGGCGAGCAGGCCGAGCGCGATCAGGACGGCGCAGTGCGCCAGAGGGCGAACATGCACGCGCTGGCGGACGGGTTCGAGCGGGCGGTGAGCGCCATCGTCGGCACGGTCACGGCCGCCGCCACGGAGCTTCAGGCGACGGCCGGCGTGATGTCCGGAACCGCGGGGGAGACCGCGCAGCAATCGACCGGCGTCGCTGCGGCGGCGGAGGAGGCCGCGTCCAACGTCCACACCGTGGCGGCGGCGGCTGAGGAACTGGGCTCCTCCGTGCAGGAGATCGGGCGCCAGGTCGACGGCTCCGCCAACCTCGCGCGGGTGGCCGTCGGCGAGGCGGAGCAGACTGCCGCGCTGATGGACGAACTGAGCGGGGCCGCGGCCCGCATCGGCGACGTGGTGTCGATGATCTCGACCATCGCGGGCCAGACCAACCTGCTCGCACTCAACGCCACCATCGAGGCGGCCCGCGCCGGCGAGGCGGGGCGCGGCTTCGCCGTGGTGGCCGCCGAGGTCAAGGAACTTGCGACCCAGACCGCACGGGCCACCGACGAGATCGGCGGCCAGATCGGGCGGATCCAGGCCTCCACGGCGCAGGCCGTCACGGCGATCGGCGGAATCCGGAGCCGCATCCAGGAGATCAGCGGCGTCGCGACCACCATCGCGGCGGCCGTCGAGGAGCAGGGCGCGGCCACCCAGGAGATCGTGCGCAACGTGGCCCAGGCCGCCATGGGCACCGGGCAGGTGACGGAGAACATCAGCACCGTGGCCCGGGCGGCGGAGGAGACGGGGGCAGCCGCGTCCCAGGTGCTCGCCTCGGCCTCGGAGCTCTCGCGCCAGTCCGAGCAACTCAGCGGCGAGGTCGGCCGCTTCCTGGCCACCGTCCGGGCAGCCTGA
- a CDS encoding MFS transporter: MDEPQAQLDEAGMRLIEAGTPAFRRTAIALGAAGFSTFAVLYGVQPLLPIFADDFGVSPAESSLALSLPCAMLAVALLVVSPLSEVWGRKPIMVASLFASALLTIVAVLVPSWHGFLALRALTGLAASGLPAVAMAYLGEEMHGRAIGLSMGLLIGGNALGGMVGRLLAGVIADHASWRWGVGTIGILALLAAIAFVYLLPDSRRFQANRMRWREVPGTFTQHFRDPGLPWLFSEAFLLMGGFVCIYNYIGFRLLDPPFSLSQSAIGAIFVVYLFGTVSSALTGEIASRLGRRKVLWLAILLGLGGVMLTLSSHLALIILGIVLVTVGFFGAHSVASSWVGRRALRDRAQASSIYLCLYYLGSSVLGTAGGWFFAHSGWTGVVVFFATLYGLALAIALRLSRLPPLVPADG, translated from the coding sequence ATGGACGAGCCGCAGGCGCAACTGGACGAGGCGGGCATGCGGTTGATCGAGGCCGGGACGCCGGCCTTCCGCCGCACCGCCATCGCGCTGGGGGCCGCGGGGTTCTCCACCTTCGCGGTGCTGTACGGGGTGCAGCCGCTGCTGCCCATCTTCGCCGACGATTTCGGCGTGTCGCCGGCCGAGAGCAGCCTTGCCCTGTCGCTGCCCTGCGCCATGCTGGCGGTGGCCCTCCTGGTGGTCAGCCCGCTCTCCGAGGTCTGGGGGCGCAAGCCGATCATGGTGGCTTCGCTGTTCGCCTCCGCGCTCCTCACCATCGTCGCCGTCCTGGTGCCGAGCTGGCATGGCTTCCTGGCTTTGCGCGCCCTCACCGGGCTCGCCGCCTCCGGCCTGCCGGCGGTGGCGATGGCCTATCTCGGCGAGGAGATGCACGGGCGCGCCATCGGCCTCTCCATGGGGCTCCTCATCGGCGGCAATGCGCTCGGCGGCATGGTCGGCCGCCTGCTCGCCGGCGTCATCGCCGACCATGCCTCCTGGCGCTGGGGGGTCGGCACCATCGGTATCCTGGCGCTCCTGGCGGCGATCGCCTTCGTCTACCTGCTGCCGGATTCGCGCCGCTTCCAGGCCAACCGGATGCGGTGGCGCGAGGTGCCGGGCACCTTCACTCAGCACTTCCGCGATCCGGGCCTGCCCTGGCTGTTCTCGGAGGCATTCCTGCTGATGGGCGGGTTCGTGTGCATCTACAACTACATCGGCTTTCGCCTGCTCGATCCGCCTTTCTCGCTCAGCCAGAGCGCCATCGGGGCGATCTTCGTCGTCTACCTGTTCGGCACGGTCTCCTCGGCGCTGACGGGCGAGATCGCGAGCCGGCTCGGGCGGCGCAAGGTGCTGTGGCTCGCGATCCTCCTGGGGCTCGGCGGCGTGATGCTGACCCTGTCGAGCCATCTCGCCCTCATCATCCTCGGCATCGTCCTCGTCACGGTGGGCTTCTTCGGCGCGCATTCCGTGGCGAGCAGCTGGGTCGGGCGCCGGGCCCTGCGCGACCGGGCCCAGGCCTCCTCGATCTACCTCTGCCTGTACTATCTCGGCTCCTCGGTGCTCGGCACCGCGGGCGGCTGGTTCTTCGCCCATTCGGGCTGGACCGGCGTGGTGGTGTTCTTCGCGACCCTCTACGGCCTCGCCCTGGCCATCGCCCTGCGCCTGTCGCGCCTGCCCCCCCTCGTCCCGGCGGATGGGTGA
- a CDS encoding phosphatidylserine decarboxylase — MTDLIETIRRTLVPIHKEGYPFIVIGIVLTVVGGYFAQFLGWIFLILTLWVCYFFRDPERITPVGDGLVVSPADGRVNLISTVLPPPELDLPQELMLRVSVFMNVFDCHVNRVPVTGRIGQIHYTPGLFLNAELDKASDDNERNGLVMETTHRGQPVRIGVVQIAGLVARRIVGWVHANDTLNVGERFGLIRFGSRVDVYLPVGTRVLVGLGQKAVAGETVLADLGGGPERVFRRI; from the coding sequence ATGACCGATCTCATCGAGACGATTCGCCGGACGCTGGTGCCGATTCACAAGGAGGGATATCCCTTCATCGTCATCGGCATCGTGCTGACGGTGGTCGGCGGTTACTTCGCGCAGTTCCTCGGTTGGATCTTCCTGATCCTCACCCTCTGGGTCTGCTACTTCTTCCGGGATCCGGAGCGGATCACGCCCGTTGGCGACGGCCTCGTGGTCTCCCCCGCCGACGGCCGGGTGAACCTCATCTCCACCGTCCTGCCGCCGCCCGAACTCGACCTGCCGCAGGAACTGATGCTGCGCGTCTCGGTGTTCATGAACGTGTTCGACTGCCACGTGAACCGCGTACCGGTGACGGGGCGGATCGGCCAGATTCACTACACGCCGGGCCTGTTCCTCAACGCCGAGCTCGACAAGGCCAGTGACGACAACGAGCGCAACGGCCTCGTCATGGAGACCACCCACAGGGGTCAGCCCGTGCGGATCGGCGTGGTGCAGATCGCCGGCCTCGTGGCCCGCCGCATCGTGGGCTGGGTGCACGCCAACGACACCCTGAACGTCGGCGAGCGCTTCGGCCTCATCCGCTTCGGCTCGCGGGTCGACGTCTACCTTCCCGTGGGCACCCGCGTGCTGGTCGGCCTCGGCCAGAAGGCGGTGGCCGGCGAGACCGTGCTCGCCGACCTCGGCGGCGGCCCCGAGCGCGTCTTCCGTCGCATCTGA
- a CDS encoding CDP-alcohol phosphatidyltransferase family protein — translation MDDLFPPFAPDANEPRPRRFKPVPFRMIAPNMITLMALCLGLTAIRLAFEGKFEPAVIAIVAAAFLDGIDGRVARMLKGTSRFGAELDSLADFVNFGCAPALILYGFALKELRSVGWIVALIFAIAMALRLARFNAMLDDPSRPAWKKDFFVGMPAPAGALTAMLPLYLHFLGLPMERWAAPVVLGYMLCIALLVVSTVPTFSGKTMGKRVPRDWVLPIFLVVVAAFGLFISFPFEAMVAMALGYLITLPIGAAQYRRRAKAEAKGAAPVAILEEPAGPAEAVPNRGVDI, via the coding sequence ATGGACGACCTGTTCCCGCCCTTCGCCCCCGACGCCAACGAACCCCGGCCGCGTCGTTTCAAGCCGGTGCCGTTCCGGATGATCGCGCCCAACATGATCACCCTGATGGCGCTCTGCCTCGGGCTGACCGCGATCCGCCTCGCCTTCGAGGGTAAGTTCGAGCCCGCCGTGATCGCCATCGTGGCCGCTGCCTTCCTCGACGGCATCGACGGGCGCGTCGCCCGGATGCTGAAGGGCACCTCACGCTTCGGGGCCGAACTCGACTCTCTGGCGGACTTCGTCAACTTCGGCTGCGCCCCGGCCCTGATCCTCTACGGCTTCGCCCTGAAGGAACTGCGTTCGGTCGGCTGGATCGTGGCGCTGATCTTCGCCATCGCCATGGCGCTGCGGCTCGCCCGCTTCAATGCGATGCTCGACGATCCTAGCCGTCCGGCCTGGAAGAAGGACTTCTTCGTCGGCATGCCGGCCCCCGCCGGGGCATTGACGGCGATGCTGCCGCTCTACCTTCACTTCCTCGGTCTGCCGATGGAGCGCTGGGCGGCCCCCGTGGTGCTCGGCTACATGCTCTGCATCGCCCTCCTGGTGGTCTCCACCGTGCCCACCTTCTCGGGCAAGACCATGGGCAAGCGCGTACCCCGCGACTGGGTGCTGCCGATCTTCCTCGTGGTGGTGGCGGCCTTCGGCCTCTTCATCAGCTTCCCCTTCGAGGCGATGGTGGCGATGGCGCTGGGCTATCTGATCACCCTGCCGATCGGCGCGGCGCAGTATCGCCGTCGGGCCAAGGCGGAGGCGAAGGGGGCTGCCCCCGTCGCCATCCTCGAAGAGCCCGCCGGGCCCGCCGAGGCAGTCCCCAATCGAGGCGTGGACATCTGA
- the mscL gene encoding large conductance mechanosensitive channel protein MscL, whose protein sequence is MLEEFKKFALRGNVVDLAVGVIIGAAFGAIVTSAVQDVFMPMIGAITGGLDFSNYYIALSSSVQKGAAYADAKKQGAVIGYGQFITVALNFMIVAFVLFLVIRAMNRLVSKEEAKPEAVAEVPADVKLLAEIRDILATKPAV, encoded by the coding sequence ATGCTGGAAGAATTCAAGAAGTTCGCGCTGCGGGGCAACGTCGTCGATCTCGCGGTCGGCGTCATCATCGGCGCCGCCTTCGGAGCGATCGTCACCTCGGCGGTGCAGGACGTGTTCATGCCCATGATCGGCGCGATCACCGGCGGACTGGACTTCTCGAACTACTACATCGCCCTGTCGTCGAGCGTTCAGAAGGGCGCGGCCTACGCGGACGCCAAGAAGCAGGGCGCGGTGATCGGCTACGGCCAATTCATCACCGTGGCGCTCAACTTCATGATCGTGGCCTTCGTGCTCTTCCTCGTGATCCGGGCGATGAACCGCCTGGTGAGCAAGGAGGAAGCCAAGCCCGAGGCCGTGGCCGAGGTGCCGGCGGACGTGAAGCTGCTGGCCGAGATCCGCGACATCCTCGCGACGAAGCCGGCTGTCTGA
- a CDS encoding DUF1236 domain-containing protein → MKIKTLLAASVLALSLPMAAQAQGLVRGAERGAQDGADAAGPVGAIVGGAVGAATGTVGGILGIDDRPRFRQYVTRERRSSYDYNGDVRVGSVLPSSGVTYYEVPAEYNARGARYTIVNDRPVLVDRSHRIVEVID, encoded by the coding sequence ATGAAGATCAAGACTCTTCTCGCCGCCTCCGTCCTCGCCCTCAGCCTGCCCATGGCAGCCCAGGCGCAGGGTCTGGTGCGCGGCGCCGAGCGCGGTGCACAGGACGGTGCGGACGCGGCCGGCCCGGTCGGTGCGATCGTCGGCGGCGCTGTCGGCGCGGCCACCGGCACGGTCGGTGGCATCCTCGGCATCGACGACCGTCCCCGCTTCCGCCAGTACGTGACCCGCGAGCGTCGCTCGTCCTACGATTACAACGGCGATGTCCGCGTCGGCTCCGTTCTGCCGAGCTCCGGCGTGACCTATTACGAGGTTCCCGCCGAGTACAACGCTCGCGGCGCCCGCTACACCATCGTCAACGACCGCCCGGTGCTGGTGGACCGCAGCCACCGCATCGTCGAAGTCATCGACTAA
- a CDS encoding sigma-70 family RNA polymerase sigma factor: protein MTRDVTDTAPDALSDSSDARPNLSSNIRTHLGEHLRTVYDRLGADEQPNRFAELIERLEAALKARGEAIEPEFRNGLLAAVPSLRAFALSLTSNPARSDDLVQDTLLKGWQHRARFQPGTNLNAWLFTILRNIFYSDHRKRVREVEDQDGSYAARLATAPHQGDRLDVEDLQTALGKLPPDQREALVLVGAEGVSYEEAAAIMGCKVGTVKSRVSRARGRLAELLGYDEEDLSSDRLIQSAMPKDA from the coding sequence ATGACACGCGACGTGACCGACACCGCCCCCGACGCCCTGTCGGACTCCTCCGATGCCAGGCCGAACCTGTCCTCGAACATCCGCACGCATCTCGGCGAGCACCTGCGTACGGTCTATGACCGGCTCGGGGCGGACGAGCAGCCGAACCGGTTCGCCGAGCTCATCGAACGGCTGGAGGCCGCCCTCAAGGCACGCGGCGAGGCGATCGAGCCCGAATTCCGCAACGGCCTGCTGGCCGCCGTCCCGTCCCTGCGCGCCTTCGCGCTGTCGCTGACGAGCAACCCGGCCCGTTCGGACGACCTCGTGCAGGACACCCTGCTCAAGGGCTGGCAGCACCGCGCCCGCTTCCAGCCGGGGACGAACCTGAACGCCTGGCTGTTCACGATCCTGCGCAACATCTTCTACTCGGACCACCGCAAGCGCGTGCGGGAGGTCGAGGACCAGGACGGCTCGTACGCCGCGCGGCTGGCCACCGCCCCGCACCAGGGCGACCGCCTCGACGTGGAGGACCTTCAGACCGCGCTCGGCAAGCTGCCGCCGGATCAGCGCGAGGCCCTGGTACTCGTGGGTGCCGAGGGCGTCTCCTACGAGGAGGCCGCCGCAATCATGGGCTGCAAGGTCGGCACCGTGAAGAGCCGCGTGAGCCGCGCCCGGGGCCGGCTCGCCGAACTCCTCGGCTACGACGAGGAGGACCTGAGCTCGGACCGGCTGATCCAGTCGGCCATGCCCAAGGACGCCTGA
- a CDS encoding class II glutamine amidotransferase has product MCELLGMSANVPTDIRFSFAALARRGGETGPHADGWGISFYEGRGARAFHEPEPSARSELARLLRRTPIKSRIVIAHVRKANRGRVNLENTHPFSRELWGRRWTFAHNGQLKGVKKWPLTWFKPVGSTDSEHAFCWMLDQLQQRWPDLPSPARIDRAVADLCAELHGLGVFNMLLSDSRTLYAHCGKRLCYLTRCAPFGTATLVDEDWRVDFAQETGAQDVVTVIATKALTRDECWTDVERGHVLVLRDGAVRILKPATRKGIPRAEHVAAPCGC; this is encoded by the coding sequence ATGTGCGAACTGCTCGGCATGAGCGCGAACGTGCCCACCGACATCCGCTTCTCCTTCGCGGCGCTGGCCCGGCGCGGCGGCGAGACCGGGCCCCACGCCGACGGCTGGGGCATCAGCTTCTACGAGGGGCGGGGTGCGCGCGCCTTCCACGAGCCGGAGCCGAGCGCGCGCTCGGAACTCGCGCGGCTGCTGCGCCGAACGCCCATCAAGAGCCGCATCGTCATCGCCCACGTCCGCAAGGCCAATCGCGGTCGGGTCAACCTCGAGAACACCCATCCCTTCAGCCGCGAATTGTGGGGCCGGCGCTGGACCTTCGCGCATAACGGCCAGCTCAAGGGCGTGAAGAAGTGGCCGCTCACCTGGTTCAAGCCGGTGGGCTCCACCGACAGCGAGCATGCCTTCTGCTGGATGCTCGACCAGTTGCAGCAGCGCTGGCCCGACCTGCCGAGTCCGGCCCGTATCGACCGGGCGGTGGCGGATCTCTGCGCCGAACTGCACGGGCTCGGCGTGTTCAACATGCTGCTCTCCGACAGCCGCACCCTCTACGCCCATTGCGGCAAGCGCTTGTGCTATCTCACCCGTTGCGCTCCCTTCGGCACCGCGACCCTCGTCGACGAAGACTGGCGGGTCGACTTCGCGCAGGAGACGGGGGCGCAGGACGTCGTCACGGTGATCGCCACCAAGGCGCTCACTCGCGACGAATGCTGGACCGACGTGGAGCGCGGGCACGTGCTCGTCCTGCGGGACGGCGCCGTGCGCATCCTCAAGCCGGCCACGCGCAAGGGTATTCCGCGCGCCGAGCACGTCGCCGCTCCCTGCGGCTGTTGA
- a CDS encoding ABC transporter ATP-binding protein, which translates to MDRDPIVFTWRTAPGEHAAAIALALGLGGPLAFLALLCLRDLVGVQVHDSAPVGQFLRIAATLPWRPAAEGPFVAFAGWALPPAELVRVAFLGLAAAALASAGLGWAVARLCFRAQTRTVAALQGRVTEAILRAPAGARDEARALAQVLGDLLARLDTLFGLAILMPALTIGSAVLALVLAGMAAPRLLPTVAAGLLAAGLTRALIQRRMQARTALRQRASGAAGRALADLIRRMPAVRAHGAAAFERGRLAAKGASTRDALQASESALAYARAPSLALAILLPAIVVAVALWRGHDGTTTPVEPGALLAAGGAFALAVVAVSVMLRLVSLYRALAVPFRDLSLGVPALEGRAAARPATPAVFPRAGTLVALGVGAYDPATGERLAGVDAALPMPGHVAILGERGSGSRVLAAILAGQLEPSAGAVTYGGLDLRAFEPEERARRIALAGAEAILIEGSLRQNILYGAAGTTKPDDLVATLRLTGLDAFAYARGLEGTVDPVAEPEIARAVVAARHAVREALAADKAGRLVEPFDPARYNHQATVGENILFGEAVGPAFAPDHIATHPYLRAVLEAEGLSRPLTEIGLQVARSLVEIFADLPDDHPLFETFSLFPSAERGFFEDLVGRQPEAKGWRRGPAGQRDRKRLIGLALRYSETRHRFGLIDAAFEERLVAARRSFARLMPPHLRASVEFYDPARLTAAASLEENILFGRINGEEAGAEARVRALVRRVLADEGLEPAVYRLGLESRVEPGLAGGGASLGENAIGSRERIAIDLARCLVRHPDIVVVAIALEDPKPDEIRTRLAALRAARAGRGLIVCLPDVRILDAAEPFDAVLRIERNTVLAA; encoded by the coding sequence ATGGACCGGGATCCGATCGTCTTCACCTGGCGCACCGCGCCGGGCGAGCACGCCGCAGCGATCGCGCTGGCGCTCGGCCTCGGAGGCCCCCTCGCGTTCCTCGCGCTGCTCTGCCTGCGCGACCTCGTCGGCGTCCAGGTCCACGACAGCGCGCCGGTCGGCCAGTTCCTGCGGATCGCCGCGACGCTGCCGTGGCGGCCGGCCGCCGAGGGGCCGTTCGTGGCCTTCGCGGGCTGGGCCCTGCCCCCCGCCGAACTCGTGCGGGTGGCGTTCCTCGGACTCGCCGCGGCGGCCTTGGCCTCGGCCGGCCTCGGCTGGGCGGTGGCCCGCCTCTGCTTTCGCGCCCAGACCCGCACGGTGGCGGCCCTGCAGGGCCGGGTCACAGAGGCGATCCTGCGCGCTCCGGCGGGCGCCCGCGACGAGGCCCGTGCCCTCGCGCAGGTCCTGGGCGACCTGCTGGCGCGCCTCGACACCCTGTTCGGTCTGGCGATCCTGATGCCTGCCCTGACGATCGGCAGCGCCGTCCTGGCCCTCGTCCTGGCCGGCATGGCCGCCCCGCGCCTCCTGCCGACCGTGGCGGCCGGCCTCCTGGCGGCGGGGCTCACCCGCGCGTTGATCCAGCGGCGGATGCAGGCGCGCACCGCCCTGCGCCAGCGGGCGAGCGGCGCGGCCGGGCGGGCGTTGGCCGACCTCATCCGGCGGATGCCGGCGGTGCGCGCGCACGGGGCGGCGGCCTTCGAGCGCGGCCGCCTCGCCGCCAAGGGGGCGAGTACCCGAGACGCGCTCCAGGCCTCGGAATCCGCCCTGGCCTATGCCCGCGCGCCCTCCCTGGCGCTGGCCATCCTGCTCCCCGCCATCGTGGTGGCGGTCGCCCTCTGGCGCGGTCACGACGGCACCACGACGCCGGTGGAGCCCGGGGCGCTGCTGGCCGCCGGCGGGGCCTTCGCCCTGGCGGTGGTCGCGGTCAGCGTCATGCTGCGACTCGTCAGCCTCTACCGCGCGCTGGCCGTGCCGTTCCGAGATCTTAGCCTCGGCGTGCCGGCCCTGGAGGGACGCGCCGCCGCCCGGCCGGCCACGCCCGCGGTCTTTCCGCGAGCCGGCACCCTGGTGGCGCTGGGAGTCGGCGCCTATGATCCCGCCACGGGCGAGCGCCTGGCGGGGGTCGATGCCGCCCTGCCGATGCCGGGCCACGTCGCCATCCTCGGCGAGCGCGGCAGCGGCAGCCGGGTCCTGGCCGCCATCCTGGCGGGGCAGCTCGAACCCTCCGCCGGCGCCGTCACCTACGGGGGGCTGGATCTCCGCGCCTTCGAGCCGGAGGAGCGCGCCCGTCGCATCGCCCTGGCCGGCGCCGAGGCCATCCTCATCGAGGGCAGCTTGCGCCAGAACATCCTGTACGGCGCCGCCGGCACGACGAAGCCGGACGACCTCGTGGCGACCCTGAGGCTCACCGGCCTCGACGCCTTCGCCTATGCGCGAGGGCTGGAGGGCACCGTGGATCCGGTGGCCGAGCCGGAGATCGCCCGGGCCGTCGTGGCCGCCCGCCACGCGGTGCGCGAGGCGCTCGCCGCCGACAAGGCGGGCCGACTCGTGGAGCCGTTCGATCCGGCGCGCTACAACCACCAGGCCACGGTCGGCGAGAACATCCTGTTCGGCGAGGCGGTGGGGCCGGCCTTCGCGCCGGACCACATCGCCACCCACCCCTACCTGCGCGCCGTGCTGGAGGCGGAGGGCTTGAGCCGTCCCCTGACCGAGATCGGCCTGCAGGTGGCCCGCAGCCTCGTGGAGATCTTCGCGGACCTGCCGGACGACCATCCGCTCTTCGAGACCTTCTCGCTGTTCCCGTCGGCCGAGCGCGGCTTCTTCGAGGATCTCGTCGGTCGCCAGCCCGAGGCGAAGGGCTGGCGGCGCGGTCCGGCCGGGCAGCGCGACCGCAAGCGCTTGATCGGCCTGGCGCTCCGCTACAGCGAGACCCGCCATCGCTTCGGCCTCATCGACGCGGCCTTCGAGGAGCGGCTCGTGGCGGCGCGCCGCTCCTTCGCGCGGCTGATGCCCCCGCACCTGCGGGCGAGCGTCGAATTCTACGACCCGGCCCGGCTCACGGCGGCGGCGAGCCTGGAGGAGAACATCCTGTTCGGCCGCATCAACGGCGAGGAGGCGGGCGCCGAGGCGCGGGTGCGGGCCCTGGTGCGTCGGGTGCTCGCCGACGAGGGCCTGGAGCCCGCCGTCTATCGCCTGGGCCTGGAGAGCCGGGTCGAGCCGGGCCTTGCGGGGGGCGGCGCGAGTCTGGGCGAGAACGCCATCGGCTCGCGGGAGCGCATCGCGATCGACCTCGCTCGTTGCCTCGTGCGCCACCCGGACATCGTCGTCGTCGCCATCGCCCTGGAGGATCCCAAGCCCGACGAGATCCGTACCCGCCTCGCCGCGCTGCGGGCCGCGCGCGCGGGCCGGGGCCTCATCGTCTGCCTGCCCGACGTACGGATCCTGGATGCGGCCGAGCCCTTCGATGCGGTGCTGCGCATCGAGCGCAACACTGTCCTGGCCGCCTGA
- a CDS encoding L,D-transpeptidase family protein, translating to MVSLTRRMFRLAAFAFLALGIPGAATPAWAEPGKAFAPIPAATLALMQAKGTSASAPVLFRAYKKESEIEVWKRAATGRFVHVKTFPICRWSGQLGPKRKTGDRQTPEGFYTVPQRQMNPNSSYYLSFDVGYPNAYDRAHGSTGSAVMVHGVCSSMGCFAMTDRVVGEIYAIAREAFAGGQAAFQFQSYPFRMTAANMARYRTDPNIAFWRQLKEGADRFEALGEEPVVGVVAGRYTFAPSRDPAKEALVTAHRDAEEARIATLVAEGSAAVRTTYSDGAQHPFWAALAAKGTSLGDVSRPEALAYAGQEVVVIAARPRPVQVAEAVWSRWVAPDSVLSRTRMPGFVPVYERAASPFAPVVATYAETWPRLVGLTLSKALLAPDLALGRSTVEVVAQR from the coding sequence ATGGTCTCCCTCACACGAAGGATGTTCCGCCTCGCGGCGTTCGCCTTCCTCGCCCTCGGGATTCCGGGCGCGGCGACGCCGGCTTGGGCCGAGCCCGGCAAGGCCTTCGCGCCGATCCCGGCCGCCACCCTGGCGCTGATGCAGGCAAAGGGCACCAGCGCCTCGGCCCCGGTGCTGTTCCGGGCTTACAAGAAAGAATCCGAGATCGAGGTCTGGAAGCGGGCCGCCACCGGCCGCTTCGTCCACGTGAAGACCTTCCCGATCTGCCGCTGGTCGGGCCAGCTCGGTCCCAAGCGCAAGACCGGTGACCGCCAGACGCCGGAGGGGTTCTACACCGTGCCCCAGCGGCAGATGAACCCGAATTCGAGCTACTATCTCTCCTTCGACGTCGGCTATCCCAATGCCTATGACCGGGCCCACGGCTCCACCGGCTCGGCCGTGATGGTGCACGGGGTCTGCTCGTCCATGGGCTGCTTTGCCATGACCGACCGGGTGGTGGGCGAGATCTACGCCATCGCCCGCGAGGCGTTCGCGGGTGGGCAGGCGGCGTTCCAGTTCCAGTCCTACCCCTTCCGGATGACGGCCGCGAACATGGCGCGCTACCGCACCGATCCCAACATCGCCTTCTGGCGCCAGCTCAAGGAGGGCGCGGACCGGTTCGAGGCTCTGGGTGAGGAGCCCGTCGTCGGCGTGGTGGCCGGGCGCTACACCTTCGCCCCCTCCCGGGATCCCGCCAAGGAGGCCCTGGTCACGGCTCACCGCGATGCCGAGGAGGCGCGCATCGCGACCCTCGTCGCGGAGGGAAGTGCCGCCGTGCGCACCACCTATTCGGACGGGGCGCAGCATCCGTTCTGGGCGGCGCTCGCTGCCAAGGGGACGTCGCTCGGCGATGTCAGCCGACCCGAAGCCCTGGCCTATGCGGGCCAGGAGGTGGTCGTGATCGCCGCCCGGCCGCGCCCCGTCCAAGTCGCCGAAGCGGTCTGGTCGCGCTGGGTCGCGCCGGACTCGGTCCTGTCGCGCACCCGGATGCCCGGCTTCGTGCCGGTCTATGAGCGGGCGGCCTCGCCCTTCGCGCCCGTGGTCGCGACCTACGCGGAGACCTGGCCGCGACTCGTGGGCCTGACCCTGTCGAAGGCGCTTCTGGCGCCGGACCTCGCCCTGGGCCGGAGTACGGTCGAGGTCGTGGCGCAGCGGTGA